CGTCGCTTTCGCCGCCACTCAAAAGGCCTTCCGCGAATATGATCTCTTCGAAACCAAGAGCGAACTGAACACCTACGATGGCGAGCTCTACGCCCGCTCCCGCACCGACGACAAGGTCTTCGTGAGCGTCTCCGAAATGAACAGCAAGCAGACCTTGCTGCGCATCCGCTGGAGCACGACCGGCGACAAAAAGAACTCCCGCGCCCTCTACGATCTCATCGAGCGCAACCTGCGCTAATCGATTACGAT
This portion of the Rariglobus hedericola genome encodes:
- a CDS encoding DUF3568 family protein — protein: MKNIRSTLLTSLSLASLAFGLSGCSTVALDESGDKSAVYQLNEFRMVLNTTAPVAFAATQKAFREYDLFETKSELNTYDGELYARSRTDDKVFVSVSEMNSKQTLLRIRWSTTGDKKNSRALYDLIERNLR